From the Jilunia laotingensis genome, the window CAAGACTTTGTATGGAAACAGTGAAAGCCAAGTGACCGAAGACGGTAAGCAGAACTCCATTCTCAACGGTATCCCCGATTGGGTTTACGAAGAAGAATTCAGCTTCAATAGTGCCTTGCAATTTAATGCTGACAATACCATGCTGGCATTTATCCGTTTCGACGAAACAGAGGTTCCTTCATACCAGTTCCCATTATTTGCCGGAGAAGCTCCACGCATCAACGGATTGGAAGATTATCCCGGAGAATATACCTATAAATATCCAAAACCCGGTTATCCTAACTCAAAAGTGGAAGTCCGGACATTTGATATAAGATCCAAAGTGACCCGTACCATAAAATTGCCACTGGATGCCGATGGATATATCCCGCGTATTCGATTCACGAAAGATGCGGACAAATTGGCTATCATGACACTGAACCGTCATCAAAACCGTTTTGATATGTACTTCGCTGATCCACGTTCCACGGTCTGCAAACTAGCGTTGCGTGATGAGTCGCCTTATTATATAAATGAAAATGTATTCGACAATATACAATTCTATCCGGAGAATTTCAGTTTTCTCAGCGACAGGGACGGATATCCTCATCTTTACTGGTATAGCATGGGAGGAAACCTAGTGAAACAGGTCACGAAAGGTTCGTTCGAAGTAACATCGTTTCTTGGATACGATGAAGCGGACGGCAGCTTCTACTTTATAAGCAACGAGGAGAGCCCGATGCAACAAGCCGTTTACAAAATAGACCGCAAAGGGAAAAAGACAAAACTCTCACAGGCAAGCGGCATGAACAGTGCCATGTTCAGTCCGACGATGAAGTATTATATCAATACTTATAGCAATCTGAATACCCCGACATTAATTACTCTGAATGACAATGAAGGCAAAACGCTAAAAACATTGGAAAGCAATAATAAGCTAAAACAAAAACTGGCTCAGGTAGCTGTGCCTCAAAAGGAATTCTTTAAATTCAAAACTTCTCAAGGAGTGGAACTGAACGGCTGGATGATGAAACCGACCGACTTCTCGGCATCCAAGAAATATCCGGTATTGATGTTCCAATACAGCGGTCCCGGTTCGCAACAGGTTTTAGATAAGTTCGGAATCAGTTGGGAAACTTATATGGCAAGCCTGGGATATATCGTGGCCTGCGTCGATGGGCGCGGAACCGGAGGACGTGGAACGGAGTTCCAAAAAAGCACTTATCTCAACTTAGGTGTAAAAGAGGCGAAAGATCAAGTAGAAGCAGCACAATACCTGGGATCACTACCCTATGTTGACAAAAGCCGTATCGGTATTTGGGGGTGGAGCTACGGTGGTTATATGACGATCATGAGCATGAGTGAAGGAACACCCGTATTCAAAGCCGGTGTTGCAGTTGCCGCACCGACCGATTGGAAATTCTACGATTCAGTCTATACCGAACGTTTCATGCGAACACCGAAGGAAAATGCCGAAGGCTACAAAGCAGCCTCAGCCTTTACGCGTGCAGACAAGTTGCATGGCAACCTGTTATTGGTACATGGTATGGCGGACGACAATGTACATTTTCAAAACTGTGCCGAATATGCGGAACATCTGGTACAATTGGATAAGCAATTCGATATGCAACTCTACACCAACCGCAATCATAGCATTTATGGCGGAAATACCCGTCATCATCTATACACGCGCCTGACTAACTTCTTTTTAAACAATCTGTAATGGCTGAAAGAGTACGTAAGCCCGAGTGGCTGAAAATAAATATCGGTGCCAACGAACGTTACACCGAAACAAAACGCATTGTAGAGAATCACTGCCTCCATACTATTTGCAGTAGTGGCCGATGCCCGAATATGGGAGAATGTTGGGGAAAAGGTACCGCCACATTTATGATCGGTGGTGACATCTGTACCCGCAGTTGCAAGTTCTGCAACACGCAAACGGGACGACCGCTTCCTCTTGATCCCAACGAACCGGCACATGTGGCGGAATCCATCTCTCTAATGAAACTTTCACATGCAGTGGTCACTTCGGTGGATCGTGATGACCTTCCGGACTTGGGAGCATCCCATTGGGCACGAACAATCACCGAAATAAAAAGAGTCAATCCGGCAACTACCATCGAAGTATTGATTCCTGATTTCCAAGGGCGGCTGGAACTTGTAGACCAAGTGATAAACGCACGGCCGGAAATCATTTCCCATAATATGGAAACTGTACGCCGTATCAGCCCCCTTGTACGAAGTGCCGCCCATTATGACACCAGCCTGAAAGTAATCAAACGAATAGCGGACAGCGGTACGGTAGCCAAAAGCGGGATTATGGCAGGATTGGGCGAAACTCCCGCAGAGGTAGAAGAACTGATGGACGATCTGTTAGCTGCCGGATGTAAGATACTGACCATCGGACAATACCTTCAGCCTACACACCGGCATTATCCTGTCGCAGAATATGTAACACCCGAACAATTTGCCGAATACAAACGCATCGGACTCGAAAAAGGATTCGAACAAGTGGAAAGCGCTCCTTTGGTGCGCTCTTCCTATCATGCAGAAAAACATATCAGGAGATAGACTAAACATAAACACATTCATGTTTGTTTTATAGGAAACAGGCAAAATGTACAAAAGAAATGGGTCATAAAGGATTATTATCTTCTGCATTTAACATGTCATTGGGATATATCCCCGTTATTATCTCCATAGTTTTATGTGAATTTATAACGCAAGACACGGCAATCTATATCGGAACAGGTATCGGACTTCTTTACTCGTATTATGTAATACACAAGAAAGGGGCACGGATTCCTAATTTCATACTTTATATTTCGACGGCAGTATTATTGCTCCTGTCGATTGCCGCCTTTATACCCGGTGATTATGTCCCTCCCGGCGCACTCCCGCTTACTTTGGAAGTCAGTATCCTCATCCCCATGTTGATCCTCTACCTGCATAAAAAGAGATTCATCAATTATTTTCTGAGAAAGAGGGAATATTGCAGCAAGCGTATGTTTGCCCAAGGTGCGGAATCGGCTGTCGTATCGGCACACATTATACTGCTATTGGGTATTATTCACTTTATCATAATCAGTATCGCCATATTTTTCAGCCACCCTCTGGAAAACCCGGCAAATTGGATTATTTTCAACCTTATGCCTCCGGCAATCTTCGTGTTATGTATCTTCTTGAATCAGATCGGCATACACTACTTCAACAAATTGATGTCCCACACCGAATATGTTCCTATCGTCAACAAACAAGGAGACGTGATCGGTAGAAGCCTGGCAATAGAGGCGATAAATTATAAAAACGCATATATCAATCCGGTTATCCGCATTGCAGTAGCATCACACGGCATGTTGTTTTTATGCAACCGTCCTCAGACGGCCATATTGGACAAAGGAAAGATGGACATTCCGATGGAGTGTTACCTCGGCTTTGGAGAAACATTAGCTGAAGGATGCCGACGGATGGTTCAAACGGCCTTTCCCGGTGTTAATGGATTGAAACCGACTTTCAGCATCATGTATCACTTCGAGAATGAAGTTACCAACCGCCTTGTCTATCTATTTATACTCGACATGGAAGATGATTCCATACTTTGTAACCCACATTTCAAAGGGGGCAAGCTGTGGCAATTCCGGCAGATAGAAGAAAATCTGGGCCATAACTTCTTCAGTGAATGTTTCGAAGAAGAATACGAACACTTGAAAGAAATTATTGGTATAAGAGAAAAATACAGGGAATTTTAGACAGGTCGGGTACATGACCTTGCCATTCCTTCACCGTCTTAGTCCGTATATACTCCCCTTCACAAGTTATGTTGGCAGCAATGCACAGCCGTGTTTGAGGACGGCAATTATGCAAGATATCTTCTACCATCTTATTATTACGGTAAGGAGTCTCTATAAAAAGCTGTGTCTGGTGTTCGGCATAAACACGCTGTTCCAGTGCTTTTAACTTCTTGGCACGTTCTCCCGGCTCAATGGGTAGATAGCCGTGAAAAGCAAAACTCTGTCCGTTAAAGCCCGAAGCCATTACCGACAGGATGATGGAAGAAGGGCCCACCAATGGAACGACTTTCAAATTCTTTCGTTGCGCAATAGCAACCACATCCGCACCCGGATCGGCTACCGCTGGACACCCTGCCTCAGAAATAACGCCCATAGAAGCACCGCCTATCAGCGGTTTCAGATAGCCGGAAATATCTTCGGGTGAAGTGTGCTTATTTAATGTGTAGAATGTCAACGCATCAATGTCGATCTCCCTTTCTACCTTTTTCAGAAAGCGACGAGCCGACCGGACATCTTCTACAATGAAATGACGGATTCCAAGAATTATATCTTTATTGTAAGCAGGCAACACGGATTCAATTGTCGTATCACCTAAAGTGACAGGGATAAGATAGAGAGCAGTTTCCAAATTAATTGAGATATTTTGATTCTTCCAACATACGATGATAGTCAGTGGTCTCCAACAACTGTTGCAAGCTGACATCCTTATGATTCTTCATATAAGCGGACACGATACGGGTTCCCATCCATGTACCGATCAGTGCCGGAGCATTTTCACCGAAGAAGGCTGTAAAAGGAGCCGGCTTCATATACTTACGCACCACCATCGGATCACGGGCATACAAGTGACGGTTCTTCAGCATGTACTCCCAAATGTACTTTTCGTTCTCGCGACACCATTTCTCTTCCGTTTCCGAATATCCCATAGCATCACCGGTAGAACCATATTCCAGCAATTTCTTTACAGCATAATTGATCTTGCCGGAATGCATCATCTGGTCGAGCAAGCAACTACCTTCCTGAAAAGGGAACGGATAATAGCTCATCAGATAAAACACGAAGCAATCGGGCACTATACGATCCGGACGCATGGAACGACATTGGTATTCGTAATAAAAACGTTTATACAACGGATAATCTTCTCCCATATATTTGTCAAGGCTGATCCCCAACAAAGTATCGGAAAGTACCACCGATTCGTTAAAAGCTGAAATCTGAGAATAAACGACCGGAGTATGGAAAGACGGAATCTCTTTTCGCAGGTTCTCAAACCCCTTGGTCAATCCTTTTTCAACTTCATCCAGATTCGGATAACGGATTTCCACATCCGCCATCAAGCGAAGCAAAGTCGTGTCTGAATAAAACTTCTTTAGTTTCTGGGAAATGGTATCATCGCTGACTTGCCCCAGTCCAAGCACCTCTTCAATCAGTATCTTGGTAGGCTGCCGATAATCCATGTTCATTTTTTGCAATGCAGAGAAACTGTTAGAACGTACATATTCATTCAACAGCTTGTCGTATCGGATAACGTTAATCCCATTCTCCTTATTTTGTAACTGCGCATTCTCTCCTGTACCCATCCGGCAAGCAACGGTGAGCAAACACATAATAATAAGGAGAAGGAGATTCTGTGGTTTCATTTTTATCCGTAAATAATATTTCCGTTTTCGTCCTTGTATTCATCAAGACCTTTTTCATAGGTAGCCATGGCACGAAGACTCATACCTACGCTTGAAAAACCACCGTCATGATAAAGATTCTGCATGGTCACCTTACGGGTAAGATCAGAGAACATCACGATGCAGTAATCGGCACATTCATCAGCCGTAGCATTGCCCAGAGGAGACATCCGATTGGCAAAGTCATAAAGCTTGTCCATGCCTTTCACTCCCGATCCGGCAGTGGTGAATGTCGGAGACTGCGAAATGGTATTCACACGCACACTGTGTTCGCGACCGTAAATATAACCGAAGCTGCGGGCTATGGATTCGAGGAGTGCCTTTGCATCCGCCATATCATTATAGCCGTAGAATGTACGTTGTGCGGCTACATAGCTCAAAGCGACAATCGAGCCGTATTCGGCAATCGCATTCAGTTTCTTGGCTGCCTGAATCATTTTGTGGAACGATACGGCAGAAATATCCAATGTCTTATCCAACATTCCGTAATCAAGGTCGTCATAGGTACGCTTTTTACGTACATTAGGAGACATACCGATAGAGTGAAGCACAAAGTCAATCTGTCCATGCAATACGTCCATAGAAGTTTTGAACACATTCGTCAAATCTTCCACACTGGTAGCGTCGGCGGGAATCACCTCACAGTTCAGTTTCTCTGCCAAAGCATTGACTTCACCCATGCGGATGGCCATAGGAGTATTTGATAATGTAATGGTCGCACCTTCTTCAACGGCTTTTTCCGCTACCTTCCATGCAATAGACTGATCGTTCAATGCACCGAAGATAATGCCTCTTTTTCCTTTCAACAAATTGTAACTCATACCTTTTTAATAGTTAAATTAGGTTG encodes:
- a CDS encoding S9 family peptidase, translating into MKKITLSFLFCLACLIGMAQGSTKLDLKDITSGQYFPATIRNVVPMPDGEHYTQMNDEGTQITKYSFKTGEPVEVIFDVAKARECDFKHFDSYQFSPDGSKLLIATETTPIYRRSYTAVHYLYPLKRNDKGVTTNNIIERLSDGGPQQAPVFSPDGTMIAFVRNNNIFLVKTLYGNSESQVTEDGKQNSILNGIPDWVYEEEFSFNSALQFNADNTMLAFIRFDETEVPSYQFPLFAGEAPRINGLEDYPGEYTYKYPKPGYPNSKVEVRTFDIRSKVTRTIKLPLDADGYIPRIRFTKDADKLAIMTLNRHQNRFDMYFADPRSTVCKLALRDESPYYINENVFDNIQFYPENFSFLSDRDGYPHLYWYSMGGNLVKQVTKGSFEVTSFLGYDEADGSFYFISNEESPMQQAVYKIDRKGKKTKLSQASGMNSAMFSPTMKYYINTYSNLNTPTLITLNDNEGKTLKTLESNNKLKQKLAQVAVPQKEFFKFKTSQGVELNGWMMKPTDFSASKKYPVLMFQYSGPGSQQVLDKFGISWETYMASLGYIVACVDGRGTGGRGTEFQKSTYLNLGVKEAKDQVEAAQYLGSLPYVDKSRIGIWGWSYGGYMTIMSMSEGTPVFKAGVAVAAPTDWKFYDSVYTERFMRTPKENAEGYKAASAFTRADKLHGNLLLVHGMADDNVHFQNCAEYAEHLVQLDKQFDMQLYTNRNHSIYGGNTRHHLYTRLTNFFLNNL
- the lipA gene encoding lipoyl synthase, translating into MAERVRKPEWLKINIGANERYTETKRIVENHCLHTICSSGRCPNMGECWGKGTATFMIGGDICTRSCKFCNTQTGRPLPLDPNEPAHVAESISLMKLSHAVVTSVDRDDLPDLGASHWARTITEIKRVNPATTIEVLIPDFQGRLELVDQVINARPEIISHNMETVRRISPLVRSAAHYDTSLKVIKRIADSGTVAKSGIMAGLGETPAEVEELMDDLLAAGCKILTIGQYLQPTHRHYPVAEYVTPEQFAEYKRIGLEKGFEQVESAPLVRSSYHAEKHIRR
- a CDS encoding SAM-dependent methyltransferase, with the translated sequence METALYLIPVTLGDTTIESVLPAYNKDIILGIRHFIVEDVRSARRFLKKVEREIDIDALTFYTLNKHTSPEDISGYLKPLIGGASMGVISEAGCPAVADPGADVVAIAQRKNLKVVPLVGPSSIILSVMASGFNGQSFAFHGYLPIEPGERAKKLKALEQRVYAEHQTQLFIETPYRNNKMVEDILHNCRPQTRLCIAANITCEGEYIRTKTVKEWQGHVPDLSKIPCIFLLYQ
- a CDS encoding enoyl-ACP reductase FabI, translating into MSYNLLKGKRGIIFGALNDQSIAWKVAEKAVEEGATITLSNTPMAIRMGEVNALAEKLNCEVIPADATSVEDLTNVFKTSMDVLHGQIDFVLHSIGMSPNVRKKRTYDDLDYGMLDKTLDISAVSFHKMIQAAKKLNAIAEYGSIVALSYVAAQRTFYGYNDMADAKALLESIARSFGYIYGREHSVRVNTISQSPTFTTAGSGVKGMDKLYDFANRMSPLGNATADECADYCIVMFSDLTRKVTMQNLYHDGGFSSVGMSLRAMATYEKGLDEYKDENGNIIYG